From a single Eleginops maclovinus isolate JMC-PN-2008 ecotype Puerto Natales chromosome 18, JC_Emac_rtc_rv5, whole genome shotgun sequence genomic region:
- the fzd9b gene encoding LOW QUALITY PROTEIN: frizzled-9b (The sequence of the model RefSeq protein was modified relative to this genomic sequence to represent the inferred CDS: inserted 1 base in 1 codon) yields MSMDGCRLKVVIFLWCLLVISGSSFEIGSYDLERDRPAKCEPITIPMCVGIGYNLTRMPNFMDHDDQKEAAIKLNEFAPLVTYGCDVHLRFFLCSLYAPMCTDKVSTSIPACRPMCEQARERCAPIMKTFSYTWPESLNCSKLPTRNDPNALCMEAPENETRTEVKKGIGMLPVPHRPRPLGPSSGRPPGCENPEKFQFVDKSQSCAPRCSPAVDVFWSRQDKDFAFIWMTVWSILCFVSTAFTVLTFLLEPHRFQYPERPIIFLSMCYNVYSVAFIIRSVAGAENIACDRENGEPYIIQEGLESTGCTIVFLILYYFGMASSIWWVILTLTWFLAAGKKWGHEAIEAHSNYFHMAAWGIPALKTIIILTMRKVAGDELTGLCYVGSMDSGALTGFVLIPLSCYLIIGTSFILTGFVALFHXRKVMKTEGTNTEKLEKLMVKIGIYSILYTVPATCVIVCYFYERLNMDYWKLRGLQMKCGSFNGLSGDCSLHTSVPTVAVFMLKIFMSLVVGITSGVWVWSSKTLQTWQGLCSRKLTDRTRSRKPCSGVSCGSTHCHYKSPAVVLHMAKTDLHSDNPTHV; encoded by the exons ATGAGCATGGATGGTTGTCGGCTAAAGGTGGTGATttttttgtggtgtttgctgGTGATTTCTGGCTCCAGCTTTGAGATAGGTTCGTACGACCTGGAGCGAGACAGACCGGCCAAGTGCGAGCCCATCACGATCCCCATGTGCGTGGGCATCGGATATAACCTCACCCGGATGCCCAATTTCATGGACCACGACGACCAGAAGGAGGCTGCCATCAAGCTGAACGAGTTTGCCCCTCTGGTGACTTATGGCTGTGATGTGCACCTCCgcttcttcctctgctccctCTACGCCCCCATGTGCACGGACAAAGTGTCGACCTCCATCCCCGCCTGTAGACCCATGTGTGAGCAGGCCAGGGAGAGGTGTGCCCCCATCATGAAGACCTTCAGCTACACCTGGCCAGAATCGCTCAACTGCTCCAAACTGCCCACCAGAAACGACCCCAACGCCTTGTGCATGGAGGCCCCTGAGAACGAAACCAGGACCGAGGTCAAGAAGGGCATAGGCATGCTTCCGGTTCCCCATCGCCCCAGGCCACTTGGCCCCAGCAGTGGACGCCCCCCAGGCTGCGAGAACCCGGAAAAATTCCAGTTTGTTGATAAGAGCCAGTCATGTGCGCCACGCTGCTCCCCTGCCGTAGACGTCTTCTGGTCCAGGCAGGACAAAGACTTCGCCTTCATTTGGATGACAGTGTGGTCCATCCTCTGCTTCGTCTCCACCGCCTTCACCGTCCTCACTTTCCTCCTGGAGCCCCACCGCTTTCAGTACCCGGAGCGCCCCATCATCTTCCTTTCCATGTGTTACAACGTCTACTCTGTGGCATTTATCATCCGCTCGGTAGCCGGGGCTGAGAACATCGCCTGCGACCGGGAGAACGGAGAACCCTACATCATCCAGGAAGGGCTGGAGTCCACAGGCTGCACCATCGTCTTCCTCATCCTCTACTACTTTGGTATGGCCTCTTCTATCTGGTGGGTCATCCTCACCCTCACCTGGTTCCTGGCTGCAGGGAAGAAATGGGGCCACGAGGCAATCGAAGCTCACAGCAACTACTTCCACATGGCTGCCTGGGGCATCCCCGCTTTGAAGACCATCATCATCCTCACAATGAGAAAGGTGGCTGGAGATGAGCTGACGGGGCTGTGCTACGTGGGAAGCATGGACTCCGGGGCGCTCACAGGCTTCGTCCTCATCCCTCTGTCCTGCTATCTTATCATCGGCACCTCTTTCATCCTCACAGGCTTTGTGGCTCTCTTCC ATCGGAAAGTGATGAAGACGGAGGGCACCAACACAGAGAAGCTGGAGAAGCTCATGGTGAAAATCGGCATCTACTCCATCCTGTACACAGTTCCGGCCACCTGTGTTATTGTCTGCTACTTCTACGAGAGGCTAAACATGGACTACTGGAAGCTGAGGGGCCTGCAGATGAAGTGTGGGTCGTTTAACGGTCTCAGCGGCGACTGCTCACTGCACACGTCTGTGCCCACAGTGGCCGTGTTCATGTTGAAGATCTTCATGTCACTGGTGGTGGGCATCACCAGCGGCGTGTGGGTGTGGAGCTCAAAGACCCTGCAGACCTGGCAGGGCCTGTGCAGCCGGAAGCTGACAGACAGGACTAGAAGCAGAAAACCCTGCAGTGGTGTCAGCTGCGGCAGCACACACTGCCACTACAAATCTCCTGCTGTGGTTCTGCACATGGCCAAGACTGACCTGCATTCAGACAACCCTACACATGTCTGA